Proteins encoded by one window of Streptomyces sp. ALI-76-A:
- a CDS encoding putative protein N(5)-glutamine methyltransferase: MPPLPPLTPPSSSPSSRTSVVAALRAAGCVFAEEEAALILAAARTPAELAGLVDLRVSGRPLELVLGWAVFRGLRVAVEPGVFVPRRRTEFLVDQALARVPDAGVVVDLCCGSGAVGAALAAALGPVELHAADIDPAAVRCARRNVAAAGGQVHTGDLFAALPTGLRGRVDILAANVPYVPSGEVALLPAEAREHEPLIALDGGTDGLDVLRRVAAEAPGWLAPGGCLLVETSERQAPAAVEAVTRGGLKPRLAVSEEGYAHVVTGKKRQYR, encoded by the coding sequence ATGCCCCCACTCCCTCCGCTCACACCACCCTCTTCCTCACCCTCCTCCCGGACCTCCGTCGTGGCCGCGCTGCGGGCCGCCGGCTGTGTCTTCGCCGAGGAGGAAGCGGCGCTGATCCTCGCCGCCGCCCGCACCCCCGCCGAGCTCGCCGGCCTGGTGGACCTCCGGGTGTCCGGCCGGCCCCTCGAACTCGTCCTCGGCTGGGCCGTGTTCCGCGGTCTGCGCGTCGCGGTGGAACCCGGCGTCTTCGTGCCCCGCCGCCGCACCGAGTTCCTCGTCGACCAAGCCCTCGCCCGCGTCCCCGACGCGGGCGTCGTCGTGGACCTGTGCTGCGGCTCGGGCGCGGTCGGCGCCGCCCTGGCCGCCGCGCTCGGGCCGGTCGAACTGCACGCCGCCGACATAGACCCCGCCGCGGTCCGCTGTGCCCGCCGTAACGTGGCCGCGGCGGGCGGCCAGGTCCATACGGGCGACCTGTTCGCGGCCCTGCCGACGGGCCTGCGGGGCCGCGTCGACATCCTCGCGGCGAACGTGCCCTACGTCCCCAGCGGCGAGGTCGCGCTGCTGCCCGCCGAGGCCCGCGAACACGAACCGCTGATCGCCCTCGACGGCGGCACGGACGGCCTGGACGTCCTCCGCCGGGTGGCGGCCGAGGCTCCCGGCTGGCTCGCGCCAGGGGGCTGCCTGCTGGTCGAGACGAGCGAACGCCAGGCCCCGGCAGCCGTCGAGGCCGTCACCCGCGGCGGTCTGAAACCCCGGCTGGCCGTGTCGGAGGAGGGATACGCCCACGTGGTGACCGGGAAGAAGCGCCAGTACCGCTGA
- a CDS encoding sulfite oxidase-like oxidoreductase, whose translation MNVTRGFTGRARVDNPRLPPGQYDAGEDWPVLSAEVTPDLAPTDWTFRVDGLVEQPHTWNWDEAHALPASAYEGDIHCVTSWSKFGVRFGGVSLDAFLAVVRPQGSATHAVAYSHTGYTTNLPLADLTGGRAWIAWEYDGKPLPSEHGGPARLLVPHLYFWKSAKWIAGLRLLDHDEPGFWEQNGYHARGNPWEEQRYSGD comes from the coding sequence ATGAACGTCACCCGAGGCTTCACCGGACGCGCCCGCGTCGACAATCCGAGGCTGCCGCCAGGACAGTACGACGCCGGCGAGGACTGGCCCGTCCTGTCCGCCGAGGTCACCCCCGACCTGGCGCCCACCGACTGGACCTTCCGCGTCGATGGGCTGGTGGAGCAGCCGCACACCTGGAACTGGGACGAGGCGCACGCGCTGCCGGCGTCCGCCTACGAGGGCGACATCCACTGCGTGACGAGCTGGTCGAAGTTCGGCGTGCGGTTCGGGGGCGTGTCCCTGGACGCGTTCCTGGCCGTGGTGCGGCCCCAGGGGTCCGCCACCCATGCCGTGGCCTACTCGCACACCGGGTACACCACGAACCTCCCGCTCGCCGATCTCACCGGCGGACGGGCCTGGATCGCCTGGGAGTACGACGGGAAACCGCTGCCGTCCGAGCACGGCGGGCCGGCCCGGCTGCTGGTGCCGCACCTCTACTTCTGGAAGAGCGCCAAGTGGATCGCTGGCCTGCGCCTCCTCGACCACGACGAGCCGGGCTTCTGGGAGCAGAACGGCTACCACGCCCGGGGCAACCCCTGGGAGGAGCAGCGGTACTCCGGTGACTGA